The Helicobacter sp. 11S03491-1 sequence GCAAAATATTTTAAGATAAACTCTTTTTCAATCTCATAAAGCTCATAACGAATATTTTTAAAAATTTCGCTATTTCCAAAATCTTTTAATTCTTCATATTTGAGGTATTCTTCAAGCACTCTGGAACTTTCTTGTGCACGTTTAAAATTGGCGCTAACAATAGCCTTTATATCTTGACGTTTGGCTTCACTTGAGATAGTCTTTTTCAAAACATCCCCAATGCTATCACGACTATTTAGAAGTGAGTTAAAGTGGTTTAAAGTAGCTGTATGTCTTAAATTCTTAAGCCTGGAAGCAATTTTTTTATCATCTTGAAGATACCTGGCAGTATCT is a genomic window containing:
- a CDS encoding thiamine-phosphate pyrophosphorylase is translated as MEETIKDKGIQRILDANLNRLKEGIRVIEDTARYLQDDKKIASRLKNLRHTATLNHFNSLLNSRDSIGDVLKKTISSEAKRQDIKAIVSANFKRAQESSRVLEEYLKYEELKDFGNSEIFKNIRYELYEIEKEFILKYFAR